From the genome of Nicotiana tabacum cultivar K326 chromosome 2, ASM71507v2, whole genome shotgun sequence:
GCCCGAAAATTCTGTTCCCGGAACTGTCGCTTCTGCTGTTTCATCTATatcctaaggctaagtattgcataattttttgattattttattattttaggatcaaattaatttacttgTTTGGAAATTACGTATAAactcaactgtaccgttttacgggtaaatagtttggcgcccaccgtggggcctagacaaccgtataattaaattgatccttgccttttttactaacgtgttttgattattttgtcttagaaaaaatcataagaaGTGGCAGATAGCACTGTTAACGACATGCACAACCTCGAGATTCGAGAGGACCAGTCTCATTTTGAggactcaatcagtgacacccataATGAGGGAAATTACGCTACACCAGTGCATGACAAGCAATATCCTCGATATGTTCGGGAGAccactcccgatgatgctgatgaggaacATATTGTTGACGTGGTAAGGGTCTTGCAAGAGCAACCGCCGATCATTCTAGGCCACATCACGCGACAGGATATGGTCATGACGGAGTTGAAGCTGGCGTTGTCGGgagcttcaaataatgcaaacagtAGAGATTTGATTCCTCCCGGGGTCCCTACGAATCAAACAACACAGAGGGTCGACAACGATACTTCCAGGGGTGAAATTGGCTCTGATGGGGAAGAGGGGAGCGGATTCGGCCTCAACAACGAGAAtgatcctttcaagaatgaacttttacggtttatgagggaagtgaatGCCCACATGGACAAGATCCCGAGCACGCCTCTAGTGCTGAAAGGTCCGGACTTGAAAAAGTATACTCAATCTCCATACAAGCCAAGTGCGGCACCAGAGTTAATCGCGAAGTGATTCAAAATGCCTGAAATGCCAAAGTATGCTGAAACTTCAGATCCcgaggagcatattaccacctacacaacggtGGTAAAGGGAAATAatttagctcctcacgaaattgaatctgtgttgctaaagaaatttggagaaaccctcaCGAGGGGGCCTTGACGTGGTATTCGTTGTTACCCGAGTATTCCATAGACTCCTTTGAAatgctcgcggattctttcatcaaggctcatgtcGGGGCTAGAAAGTACATGCCCGAAAGGCtgacatattcaggattgcgcAAGGAGAGTCCGAACTGCTATGAGAGTTCGTTACCCGATTCCAAAGGTAGAGAATATTGCTCCCGGTTATTACGGATGAATaggcagctgaagcattcaccaagggaTTGAATCCAAGGAGTTCAGATGCTTCCCAAAAATTAAAGGAAGGCCTACTCGAGTTTCAAACAACGACCTGGGTGGATGTCCACAAGCGGTACGAATCAAAAATAAGGATCAAAGATGATTAGGTTGGTTTTCCACTGTTAACCAAAGGACGAGAAAAGAATAGAGAAAAATCCAAGGATGATTATGATGCAGACAAAGGACTTTAAGGGGCCGGTTTTTGCCCTACGAACGGACCAAAGCCCGCATCAGAGGTTCCTGGATAGCGGACAGGTTTGCCGTTGACAGGAGGACTGATCGCGGTCGGCACAATCGATCGCTACAAGATAAAGAAGTGTCAGGATCGCAGGATCCTTCATACCCTAaattatcggagtacaacttcaataCCAGTATAGTTGAGTTGGTGTCGGCCATGAGAATCATCAATGAAGCACGGTTCCCGAAACCTATGAGATCTGATCCCAtccagagggatcccaacttgtgGTATGAATACCACATGATGAATGGCCATCGGACGGGGGACTATCGACACCTCCGGGAAGAAGTGGCAACATCATTGAAAGATtgtcacctcagagaattcttgagtgatcgagctaagaacaattatggtcgtaacCGGGACAACGCGGAACCCTCAAAAGCAGGAGAAGGTCCCCCGCATCAAACAATCAACATGATCTTAGGAGGGAACGAGATTAACTGGGTCACCTTTTCAGCAgcaaagaagatgaaagtatcaATAACGTATAGCAAAAGGCTTtgggaagacgatatcacttttacGGAAGAAGACGCAAACGGATTGTTGCTACCACACAACGacacattggtaatttctttaaatatgCTAGATTCtaagattaaacgtgttctaatggatccaggaagttcagtTAATATCATACAATtgagagtattggagcaagctaaactcatcGGAAGTATTATTTCAGCCACAAAGCTCCTCGCCGGATTCAACCTCGCAAGTGTGATAACCCGGGGAGAAATTTTATTAGTCACGAACGCTGAAGGAATAATGAAAATAACTCTTTTCAAATTAGTAGATGGTGATATAGGATACAACATCATTCTGGGAAGggcatggttgcacgagatgaaagttgtaccatCAACGTATCACCAATTGCTAAAGTTTCCAACTCCCGAAGGAATTAAGCAGATAAGGGGTGATCAACCGGCGGCAAGGAAGATGAATGCAATTTtggtctccagtagcaaaggaaaggaacacGCGTCATAGAAATTATAGGGACCGACATCTACTCCCGAACTAGATGAAGTTAACCTAGGGGCATAGGCATCGGAATATGATTAGGTGTCGAGATATTTCCAAGTTTTAGAAGAGACTGATGCAACCAAGTCCACAGcggaagagctggagcaagtggCATTGTTCGAAAAATCCTGATTGCTGAAGCTAGGAACAAaatcgtcaaagaagaggtaacccacTTACTTAATATTggttcgatccgagaggtaagatatccagactggctagccaatgtagtagtagtagttcctaagaagaaaaataagtttcgcatgtgtgtagattataaaaatcttaacaaggcatgcccgaaagactcgttcctgctcccaaacatcgatcaaatgattgattcCACGACCGGTCACGAGTTagtgagtttcctcgatgcttattccgggtacaaccaaattaagatgaacccggaggatcagaaaaaacttcatttataacgaATTTCGGTatatattgctataatgtgatgcccttcgggttgaaaaatgtTGGATCCACTTATCAACGGCTTGTGAATAAGATATTTGAAAATCAAATAGGAAatactatggaagtttatatagattaTATACTCGTTAAGTCTTTAACtgcaggtgatcatcttaaacatcTGCAAAAAACTttcgacatcctaaggaagcataatatgaaacttaatccCGAGAAATGTGCGTTCAGAGTCAGGTCTGGTAAGTTTCTGGGATTTCTGgtatcacaaaggggaattgaggtaaaccccgataaGATTAAGGACATAGAAGATATCCCGGAACAACTATCAAACGTGAAGCAAGTCCAAAGGCTTACGGGGAGATTGGCatctttgagcaggttcatttcccggtcatCAGAAAAGTGTCA
Proteins encoded in this window:
- the LOC107765581 gene encoding uncharacterized protein LOC107765581, whose translation is MILGGNEINWVTFSAAKKMKVSITYSKRLWEDDITFTEEDANGLLLPHNDTLVISLNMLDSKIKRVLMDPGSSVNIIQLRVLEQAKLIGSIISATKLLAGFNLASVITRGEILLVTNAEGIMKITLFKLVDGDIGYNIILGRAWLHEMKVVPSTYHQLLKFPTPEGIKQIRGDQPAARKMNAILVSSSKGKEHAS